From Ardenticatenales bacterium, one genomic window encodes:
- a CDS encoding ATP-binding protein — MLPDNVTLKQVIGRPASMAELGIPSVIVTDLIYRLLFSEGEVTVARFVEVIKIHAQLLDEFLTRMKQEHLVEIARTGSLGRLSYAYRLTDEGGERARDAIARSQYMDAAPVDIDSYNRAIQLQTQEWAHVRPADVKRALQHLILPDTFHRRIGPAVNAGTSLFLYGPSGNGKTTIAQAIARLIAGSTPIWLPYAVTVGGHIVKIFDPLYHEPVPQDEFTNAEFGRVDARWGLFQRPAVMVGGELIMEALEVRFEPIAKFYEAPLQLKANGGMFLIDDFGRQQLSPQQLLNRWIVPLENRIDFLRLQSGQVLEYPFRQLIVFSTNLDPGELVDNAFLRRIQMKVEVTAPDERLFYQIFNSACQQYRVPFDKDGFLHLLNKWYREPRRELQAVHPRDILKTLVSICNYESTPPRLTPDLIDEACQSYFVEMHPHTA, encoded by the coding sequence TTGTTACCCGATAACGTTACCCTGAAACAAGTGATCGGTCGCCCAGCTTCCATGGCGGAGTTGGGTATCCCGTCCGTAATCGTAACAGACCTGATTTATCGCCTGCTGTTTAGCGAGGGAGAGGTAACGGTAGCCCGCTTCGTCGAAGTGATAAAGATTCACGCCCAGCTTTTGGACGAGTTTCTGACGCGCATGAAGCAGGAACACCTGGTAGAAATTGCGCGGACGGGATCGTTGGGACGGCTCAGTTATGCGTATCGCCTGACGGATGAGGGGGGGGAACGGGCGCGAGATGCAATTGCCCGTTCACAATACATGGACGCGGCCCCGGTGGATATTGATTCGTATAATCGGGCGATCCAGCTTCAAACGCAGGAGTGGGCGCACGTGCGTCCGGCGGATGTGAAACGGGCGTTGCAGCATCTAATCTTGCCGGATACATTTCACCGACGCATTGGTCCAGCGGTAAATGCCGGCACTTCCCTCTTCCTCTACGGTCCCTCTGGTAACGGCAAAACCACCATTGCCCAGGCCATCGCCCGGCTTATTGCCGGCAGCACCCCCATCTGGCTCCCCTACGCCGTCACCGTCGGCGGCCACATCGTGAAGATATTCGACCCCCTCTACCACGAACCCGTGCCCCAGGACGAATTCACCAACGCCGAATTTGGGCGCGTAGATGCTCGCTGGGGCCTCTTCCAACGCCCCGCCGTCATGGTCGGCGGTGAACTGATCATGGAAGCCCTGGAAGTGCGCTTTGAGCCAATCGCCAAATTCTACGAGGCCCCCCTCCAACTCAAAGCCAACGGCGGCATGTTCCTCATCGACGACTTTGGGCGGCAGCAACTCAGCCCACAGCAACTTCTCAACCGCTGGATTGTCCCCCTGGAGAACCGCATTGACTTCTTGCGCTTGCAGTCAGGGCAGGTCCTGGAATACCCATTTCGCCAACTAATCGTCTTTTCCACTAACCTGGACCCCGGCGAATTAGTGGACAACGCCTTCCTGCGCCGTATTCAGATGAAAGTAGAAGTAACCGCCCCTGATGAGCGGCTCTTCTACCAGATTTTCAATAGCGCCTGCCAGCAGTATCGCGTACCTTTTGATAAGGATGGATTCCTCCACCTGCTCAACAAATGGTATCGTGAGCCGCGGCGGGAGTTGCAGGCGGTGCATCCCCGCGATATTTTGAAGACGCTGGTCTCCATCTGCAACTATGAAAGTACGCCCCCCCGCCTGACGCCCGATCTGATTGACGAGGCGTGCCAGAGCTACTTCGTGGAGATGCACCCTCACACTGCCTGA
- a CDS encoding TIGR00266 family protein produces MKSHEVDYQVWGDDLQFVEIELDPGETVIAEAGAMMYMEEGITFETKMGDGSRPDQGLMGKLAAVGRRAITGESLFITHFTNAGQGKQHVAFGAPYPGKIIAIDLDEAQGELICQKDSFLCAALGTELSVAFNRKLGVGLFGGEGFILQRLRGDGNVFIHAGGTIVERRLSGERLRVDTGCIVAFEATIDYDIQRAGNLKSMLFGGEGIFLATLQGTGRVWLQSLPFSRLADRILAFAPQTAGGKTQGEGSVIRGLSNLFEP; encoded by the coding sequence ATGAAGAGTCACGAAGTGGATTATCAGGTTTGGGGTGATGATTTGCAGTTTGTGGAGATCGAACTGGACCCGGGGGAGACGGTGATTGCTGAAGCGGGAGCGATGATGTACATGGAGGAGGGAATTACGTTTGAGACAAAAATGGGGGATGGCTCGCGCCCGGATCAGGGATTGATGGGTAAGCTGGCGGCGGTGGGGCGGCGGGCGATTACGGGCGAAAGCCTGTTTATTACGCACTTCACCAACGCGGGGCAGGGGAAGCAGCATGTGGCTTTTGGCGCGCCTTATCCGGGGAAGATCATTGCCATTGATCTGGACGAGGCGCAAGGGGAGTTGATCTGCCAGAAGGACTCGTTCTTGTGCGCGGCGTTGGGCACGGAGTTGAGCGTGGCGTTTAACCGTAAGTTGGGGGTGGGGCTGTTTGGCGGTGAGGGGTTCATCTTGCAGCGGTTGCGCGGTGATGGCAATGTGTTTATCCACGCGGGGGGCACGATTGTAGAGCGCCGCCTGAGTGGGGAGCGGCTGCGGGTGGATACGGGGTGTATTGTGGCGTTTGAGGCGACGATTGATTATGACATTCAACGTGCCGGCAATCTCAAGTCCATGTTGTTCGGCGGTGAAGGGATTTTCCTGGCGACGCTGCAAGGCACGGGGCGCGTCTGGCTGCAATCGCTGCCCTTCTCCCGCCTGGCGGACCGCATTCTGGCGTTCGCTCCACAGACGGCGGGCGGCAAGACCCAGGGCGAAGGCTCCGTGATTCGTGGCTTGAGCAACCTGTTTGAGCCGTAG
- a CDS encoding enoyl-CoA hydratase/isomerase family protein, whose amino-acid sequence MTIQIERQGRVVIVRLNRPQVLNALNAEVMREMVAAMQPLDRDPEVGCFVITGNERAFAAGADIKELAAKSYMEMFHEDFFAGWDAFTTLRTPKIAAVAGYALGGGCELAMMCDMIYAADTAKFGQPEIKLGLIPGMGGSQRLTKLVGKAKAMDMLLTGRMMGAEEAERAGLVARVIPADKLLDETLAAAQTIAAYGKTAAIFAREAVERALESGLREGLLFERRTYYALWATADAHEGMQAFLEKRPPQFMGR is encoded by the coding sequence ATGACTATTCAGATCGAACGCCAGGGGCGCGTTGTAATCGTGCGGTTGAATCGGCCCCAGGTATTGAACGCGCTGAACGCGGAAGTGATGCGGGAAATGGTCGCCGCCATGCAGCCGCTGGACCGCGACCCGGAGGTGGGCTGCTTCGTCATCACCGGCAACGAACGCGCTTTCGCCGCCGGCGCGGACATCAAAGAACTGGCCGCCAAATCCTACATGGAGATGTTCCACGAAGATTTCTTCGCCGGCTGGGACGCCTTCACCACCCTGCGCACGCCGAAGATCGCCGCTGTAGCCGGCTACGCCCTGGGGGGCGGCTGCGAGCTGGCCATGATGTGCGACATGATTTACGCGGCGGACACGGCCAAATTCGGTCAGCCGGAAATCAAACTGGGTCTTATACCCGGCATGGGCGGCTCGCAGCGGCTGACGAAACTGGTGGGCAAGGCGAAGGCCATGGACATGCTGCTCACGGGGCGCATGATGGGGGCGGAGGAAGCGGAGCGCGCCGGGCTGGTGGCCCGCGTCATCCCCGCCGACAAATTGCTGGACGAGACGCTGGCGGCGGCGCAAACGATTGCCGCCTACGGTAAAACGGCGGCCATCTTTGCCCGCGAAGCCGTGGAACGCGCCCTGGAGTCAGGTTTACGCGAAGGACTTCTGTTTGAGCGACGCACATATTACGCGCTGTGGGCCACCGCGGACGCCCACGAAGGGATGCAGGCTTTCCTGGAAAAGCGCCCGCCCCAATTTATGGGGCGATGA
- a CDS encoding M23 family metallopeptidase: MGYCMFGFHAGAGGNRQGIGDYFQQLDTAGRPAVLKSVDDYGVCRELAALRQQSGVPHVIVFRRSGGAFELPNYNLSPAQAAAEHWQRIVDALPPEFVANNDKEHVWLEVINEPDKNRADWIGQFMTAIAQLALANGYKVAGPGWSTGEPEPTDWQTPGWQAYLQLCAQHPDQVAVALHEYSLDAGNILAGNGSLIGRFQQLFDVCDQANIARPCVLITEWGWVYNHVPTPELAMAHLKEAAKIYQPHPQVLGAAIWYLGHGYSDIANKAQKLIAPLTGYALSDRWDDVPPAVCSGQPRLQYARTYQILHDSLTPAQARAVFQASLGDKRTVGWSFDDAGIGDLDDRRVEIFGAPQADWQEIVDWYETHYPGVTVTFRPVPGEVGMAVTFSTSPQPSDCRGRPRVQYTRTYQLLHDSVSNDQALQVFEMGMVQRRTTGWSMDDAGIGDLTRRTIEVYGCPPAEQANFIQFYRQNYPGSVVTFKEIANLVEEFWLALPVDRALFVTSRFNDPRDYDKDGIFDDRHEGVDLAATVGGQPVNVLAAQSGIVTRVERRNTGYGHFIVIRHDWPNGQTYFTWYGHLSEIDVNVGQTVAIGQPIGVAGTTGNSTGIHLHLNLQHIGHGLPGYVEPDVVDPLPFIREGRRVGAGAIVQPVNGQALFGLHATADPRIAPGEADVFSTARVDLVKILSNLDPQSIRDLMAARPAARWIVRAFLDFGGRNISPQQFVTDTLPDTRRALDVLAGKNAVVELHNEPNLFIEGLGSTWTDGQAFAAWFLDVLNRYRAALPGVRFLYPGLSPGGTVNNVRRNATSFLEESRAAVQAADGFAAHIYWAMDYPMDTALTVLDGYLSYLSTHNMAQKLVWVTEASNNKNTVTLPAKAAEYVNFWQQLRQRPTVQGVTYFVASASNPQFADEVWVANGQSRGIAEVVGAR; the protein is encoded by the coding sequence ATGGGTTACTGCATGTTTGGTTTTCACGCAGGCGCAGGCGGCAACCGCCAGGGCATCGGCGACTATTTTCAGCAGTTGGACACGGCGGGGCGGCCTGCCGTGCTGAAGTCGGTAGACGACTATGGCGTCTGCCGCGAACTGGCGGCGCTACGGCAGCAAAGCGGCGTGCCGCACGTGATCGTCTTTCGGCGCAGCGGCGGCGCGTTTGAGCTGCCCAACTACAATTTGTCTCCGGCGCAGGCCGCCGCCGAGCATTGGCAGCGAATTGTGGACGCCCTACCGCCGGAATTCGTGGCAAACAATGACAAGGAACACGTCTGGCTGGAGGTGATTAACGAGCCGGACAAGAATCGGGCCGATTGGATCGGCCAGTTTATGACGGCGATTGCCCAGTTGGCGCTGGCGAATGGCTACAAGGTGGCCGGTCCGGGTTGGTCCACGGGCGAGCCAGAGCCGACCGACTGGCAGACGCCCGGCTGGCAGGCTTACTTGCAGCTTTGCGCACAGCATCCGGATCAGGTGGCCGTGGCGCTGCATGAGTATAGCCTGGATGCCGGCAACATCCTCGCGGGCAACGGGTCACTCATCGGGCGCTTCCAGCAGTTGTTCGACGTGTGCGACCAGGCCAACATCGCCCGCCCGTGCGTCCTGATCACCGAATGGGGCTGGGTGTACAACCATGTTCCCACCCCCGAACTGGCGATGGCGCACTTGAAGGAAGCGGCCAAAATCTACCAGCCGCATCCGCAGGTGTTGGGCGCGGCTATCTGGTACCTGGGGCACGGCTACAGCGACATCGCCAACAAGGCACAGAAGTTGATCGCGCCGCTGACGGGTTATGCCCTCAGCGACAGGTGGGATGATGTGCCGCCCGCGGTTTGCTCCGGCCAGCCACGTCTGCAATATGCGCGCACCTACCAGATATTGCACGACAGCCTCACGCCCGCCCAGGCGCGCGCCGTTTTCCAGGCCAGCCTGGGGGATAAGCGGACGGTGGGTTGGAGTTTTGATGATGCCGGCATTGGCGACCTGGATGACCGCCGCGTAGAAATCTTCGGCGCGCCCCAGGCCGACTGGCAAGAGATAGTGGACTGGTACGAAACCCACTATCCCGGCGTCACCGTCACCTTCCGTCCCGTTCCCGGCGAAGTGGGCATGGCCGTCACCTTCTCCACCTCGCCCCAGCCCTCCGATTGTCGCGGTCGGCCTCGCGTGCAATACACGCGCACCTACCAACTGCTACACGACAGCGTCAGCAATGACCAGGCGCTGCAAGTGTTTGAGATGGGGATGGTGCAGCGGCGGACGACGGGTTGGAGTATGGACGATGCCGGCATTGGTGACCTCACCCGCCGCACCATCGAAGTATACGGCTGCCCGCCCGCCGAGCAGGCCAACTTCATCCAGTTCTACCGGCAAAACTACCCCGGCAGCGTCGTCACCTTCAAGGAAATCGCCAATCTCGTCGAAGAATTCTGGCTGGCCCTACCCGTAGATCGCGCCCTCTTCGTCACCTCCCGCTTCAACGACCCCCGCGATTACGACAAGGACGGCATCTTCGACGACCGGCACGAAGGCGTAGACCTGGCAGCCACCGTCGGCGGCCAGCCCGTCAACGTCCTCGCCGCCCAGAGCGGCATCGTCACCCGCGTAGAACGGCGCAACACCGGCTACGGTCACTTCATCGTCATCCGACACGACTGGCCCAACGGTCAGACCTACTTCACCTGGTACGGCCATCTTTCCGAGATTGACGTGAACGTAGGGCAAACCGTGGCCATCGGGCAGCCCATTGGCGTTGCCGGCACAACGGGCAACTCCACCGGCATCCATCTGCACCTGAACTTGCAGCATATCGGCCACGGGCTACCCGGCTACGTCGAACCGGACGTGGTGGACCCACTGCCTTTCATTCGTGAAGGGCGGCGCGTGGGCGCGGGCGCGATTGTACAGCCCGTGAACGGCCAGGCGCTGTTTGGCCTGCACGCCACCGCCGACCCGCGCATCGCCCCCGGTGAGGCGGACGTGTTCAGTACGGCGCGCGTGGACCTGGTGAAGATCCTTTCCAATCTGGACCCACAAAGCATCCGCGACCTGATGGCGGCGCGACCCGCGGCCCGCTGGATCGTGCGCGCATTCCTCGACTTCGGCGGTCGGAACATCTCCCCACAGCAGTTCGTGACTGACACGCTCCCCGATACACGCCGCGCATTGGACGTGCTTGCCGGCAAAAATGCAGTCGTCGAGTTGCACAACGAACCCAACCTCTTCATCGAAGGGCTGGGCAGCACCTGGACCGACGGGCAGGCGTTCGCCGCCTGGTTCCTCGACGTCCTCAACCGCTACCGCGCCGCGCTGCCCGGCGTGCGCTTCCTTTATCCAGGGCTGTCGCCCGGCGGCACGGTGAACAACGTGCGCCGCAACGCCACCTCCTTCCTGGAGGAAAGCCGCGCCGCCGTGCAGGCCGCCGATGGCTTCGCCGCGCACATCTACTGGGCTATGGACTACCCCATGGACACGGCCCTCACCGTGCTGGATGGTTACCTCAGCTACCTCTCCACGCACAACATGGCGCAAAAACTCGTCTGGGTGACGGAGGCTTCCAACAACAAAAACACCGTCACGCTCCCCGCCAAAGCCGCCGAGTACGTCAACTTCTGGCAACAACTGCGGCAGCGGCCTACCGTGCAGGGCGTCACCTACTTCGTGGCCTCCGCCAGCAACCCGCAGTTCGCGGATGAGGTCTGGGTGGCAAACGGCCAAAGCCGGGGCATCGCCGAAGTCGTCGGTGCGCGCTAA
- a CDS encoding tetratricopeptide repeat protein: MAMLELALLGKPTITLDGLPVPDLVSNKAQALLFYLAVTAQSHSRQRLAGLLWGEMDEERARRNLRVALTKLRPLADDFLLVRRHSLAFNHESDCVLDVTHFQDCLQRPQPTVAQLTEAAALYRGEFLEDFHLRDALLFEEWMVAQRERLHQMALRALYRLATHHAQQREYQAGIKHLRRLLALEPWLEEAHRELMRLLALTGQRSLALAQYELCQEMLAAELGVEPGAETAALYARILAGELEPEADSGAVLPITPSPPAAPFQAPRQVAHFVGRQQEQSLLPALLTTTRRRVEGPRVVALVGMGGVGKTALAVQVAHELREDFVDGVLWANAGTSNPLAIMESWAQAYGADLTRFSDHDSRAAALRGLLAQKNALIVLDNVQTTQVDSLFPGDGACAVLLTTRNMEVARALAGTVLTLDVLHPANCRQLLARILGEKRVLQEVEAADEICALLQQLPLAVEIAAQRLASRSRQSLLSMAARLRDAQNRLGLQIIDRAVRASFDVSWDTLEAPLRATFAGLGLFGGRTFTAAAVAALIDSDLPTAEDALFSLAALSLVTEEGADRYRMHPLLADFAREKLNAGMEQNKHRAARLVNYYLTFAQTQHRTFAALQPEWENLLAAVRLAHQQALWTQVVALTEALTPAWFARGRFYEARQAYHWADEATAHLADEATAARIWLQWGRACLRQGDYDEAQSHLERGCARFVAGGDIHSASLAQYELADIAREQGDLPRARALTQESLRVWQDAEAETVELAAILYKLADIDYAAGRHETARQAARRALAICEALGDQPWRVKALQLLAAIAITLREYDQAEAHCRGAMALCEALGDQRGLAFILYNLATVYQRRGDDPAQARRHAEEALNYFEAMGDRRAQAQVLRTLCQLDADLGDYAAALTKAERSLALCEALGDVWGQVFLLAQLGDLRQAIGQVKPAWTYWRQALTLAADRDHPLTPSLQARLAQT; this comes from the coding sequence ATGGCAATGCTCGAACTGGCCCTGTTGGGGAAACCCACCATCACCCTGGACGGCCTGCCCGTGCCGGACCTGGTGTCCAACAAGGCGCAGGCGCTCCTCTTCTACCTGGCCGTGACGGCGCAGTCCCACTCGCGCCAACGGCTGGCGGGTCTCCTCTGGGGGGAGATGGATGAGGAGCGGGCGCGGCGAAACCTGCGCGTAGCCCTCACCAAGCTGCGCCCACTGGCGGACGATTTCCTGCTGGTGCGGCGGCACAGCCTGGCCTTCAACCACGAGAGCGATTGCGTGCTGGACGTGACCCATTTCCAGGATTGCTTGCAGCGCCCGCAGCCAACCGTGGCCCAGTTGACGGAAGCGGCGGCGCTGTATCGGGGGGAGTTTCTGGAGGATTTCCACCTGCGCGACGCGCTGCTGTTTGAGGAGTGGATGGTGGCGCAGCGGGAACGGCTGCATCAGATGGCTTTGCGCGCCCTCTATCGCCTGGCGACGCATCACGCGCAGCAGCGGGAGTATCAGGCGGGCATCAAGCACCTGCGCCGGCTGCTGGCGCTGGAGCCGTGGTTGGAGGAGGCCCACCGCGAGTTGATGCGCTTGCTGGCGCTTACGGGGCAGCGTAGCCTGGCGCTGGCGCAGTATGAACTGTGCCAGGAGATGTTGGCGGCGGAGTTGGGTGTGGAGCCGGGCGCGGAGACGGCGGCGTTGTATGCGCGGATTCTGGCGGGGGAACTGGAGCCGGAAGCGGACTCGGGGGCGGTGCTGCCAATTACGCCCTCGCCGCCCGCGGCGCCGTTCCAGGCTCCGCGCCAGGTGGCGCATTTTGTGGGGCGGCAGCAGGAGCAGTCGCTGCTGCCGGCATTGCTGACGACGACGCGCCGGCGGGTGGAGGGGCCGCGGGTGGTGGCGTTGGTGGGCATGGGGGGCGTGGGGAAGACGGCGCTGGCGGTGCAGGTGGCGCACGAGTTGCGGGAGGATTTTGTGGATGGGGTGCTGTGGGCAAATGCCGGCACGAGCAACCCTCTGGCGATCATGGAAAGTTGGGCACAGGCCTATGGCGCGGACCTCACCCGCTTCAGCGACCATGACAGCCGCGCCGCCGCGCTGCGTGGCCTCCTGGCGCAAAAAAACGCCCTCATCGTCCTTGACAACGTGCAGACAACGCAGGTGGACAGCCTCTTCCCCGGTGATGGCGCCTGCGCCGTCCTCCTCACCACGCGCAACATGGAGGTCGCCCGCGCGCTTGCCGGCACGGTCCTTACCCTCGACGTGCTGCATCCGGCAAATTGCCGGCAACTCCTCGCCCGCATCCTCGGCGAAAAACGAGTCCTGCAGGAAGTCGAAGCCGCCGACGAAATCTGCGCCCTTTTGCAGCAACTCCCCCTGGCCGTGGAAATCGCCGCACAACGCCTCGCTTCCCGCTCGCGTCAATCCCTGCTCAGCATGGCCGCCCGCCTGCGCGACGCGCAAAACCGCCTCGGGCTGCAAATCATTGACCGTGCCGTGCGCGCCTCTTTCGACGTCAGTTGGGATACGCTAGAAGCCCCCTTGCGCGCCACGTTTGCCGGATTGGGCCTCTTTGGTGGGCGCACGTTCACCGCCGCCGCCGTGGCCGCCCTCATAGACAGCGACCTGCCCACCGCCGAAGATGCTCTGTTCTCGTTGGCCGCGCTTTCGCTCGTCACCGAAGAGGGGGCGGACCGCTACCGCATGCATCCGCTGTTGGCTGATTTTGCGCGGGAGAAGTTAAATGCCGGCATGGAACAAAACAAACACCGAGCCGCGCGGCTGGTCAACTATTACCTGACATTCGCCCAGACGCAGCATCGGACTTTTGCCGCCCTGCAACCCGAATGGGAAAATCTGCTGGCCGCGGTCCGGCTGGCACATCAACAAGCGCTATGGACCCAGGTAGTGGCGCTCACGGAGGCGCTCACGCCTGCCTGGTTTGCCCGCGGCCGTTTCTACGAGGCACGCCAGGCATATCACTGGGCGGACGAAGCCACCGCCCATTTAGCGGACGAAGCCACCGCCGCCCGCATCTGGCTCCAATGGGGGCGGGCCTGCCTGCGCCAGGGAGATTATGACGAAGCCCAGAGCCACCTGGAACGTGGCTGCGCCCGGTTCGTCGCCGGCGGAGACATCCACAGCGCGTCTCTGGCTCAATATGAGTTGGCGGACATTGCCCGCGAGCAAGGGGACCTGCCCCGCGCACGCGCCCTCACGCAGGAGAGCCTGCGCGTCTGGCAGGACGCGGAAGCGGAAACGGTGGAACTGGCGGCCATACTCTACAAACTGGCGGACATTGATTACGCGGCGGGCCGACACGAGACGGCGCGGCAGGCGGCGCGCCGGGCGTTGGCAATCTGCGAGGCGCTAGGAGACCAGCCGTGGCGCGTGAAGGCGCTGCAATTGCTGGCGGCCATTGCCATCACCTTGCGCGAATATGATCAAGCAGAGGCACACTGCCGCGGCGCAATGGCCTTGTGCGAAGCATTGGGTGATCAGCGCGGATTGGCGTTTATTCTCTACAATCTGGCAACCGTGTATCAGCGACGGGGCGACGATCCGGCGCAGGCGCGCCGGCACGCGGAGGAAGCATTGAACTATTTTGAGGCGATGGGGGACAGGCGGGCGCAGGCGCAGGTGCTGCGCACGCTGTGCCAGCTTGATGCCGACTTGGGGGATTATGCGGCAGCGCTGACAAAGGCGGAGCGCAGCCTGGCGTTGTGCGAAGCGTTAGGGGACGTGTGGGGGCAAGTCTTCTTGTTGGCGCAGTTGGGGGATTTGCGGCAGGCGATAGGGCAAGTCAAGCCCGCGTGGACCTATTGGCGGCAGGCGCTCACGCTGGCCGCCGACCGCGACCATCCGCTAACGCCATCGCTGCAAGCGCGCCTGGCGCAAACATAA
- a CDS encoding inositol monophosphatase has product MDAQEILAVAVEIAREAGAYLLTGFLQPKQVQTKTSGVDWVTEYDTTAETMIVARLRRAFPDHGIVAEEGNDHATRGDYHWYVDPLDGTVNYAHSFPHFCVSLALARGDQPVLGVIYDPTRDECFTAIAGQGAFLTQGDNARRLAVTAETALGRSLLATGFPYDRQTSALDNVEQTRAFLKRAHGVRRAGAAALDTAYVAAGRLDGYWEFKLHSWDVAAGALLVREAGGAAMMMDGRPFALADGPMSVVMSNGRIQQQMLDVLSGL; this is encoded by the coding sequence ATGGATGCACAAGAAATACTTGCCGTAGCCGTGGAGATTGCCCGCGAGGCGGGAGCCTATTTGCTCACGGGCTTCCTACAGCCGAAGCAGGTCCAGACCAAAACCAGCGGCGTCGATTGGGTGACGGAATATGACACCACCGCCGAAACGATGATTGTGGCGCGGCTGCGGCGTGCTTTTCCCGATCACGGCATCGTAGCCGAAGAAGGGAACGACCACGCCACGCGCGGCGACTATCACTGGTACGTTGACCCGCTGGACGGCACCGTCAACTATGCCCACAGCTTCCCCCATTTCTGCGTCTCGCTGGCGCTGGCGCGCGGGGACCAGCCTGTGCTGGGCGTCATCTACGACCCCACGCGGGACGAATGCTTTACGGCCATCGCCGGGCAAGGCGCGTTTTTGACGCAGGGCGACAACGCGCGCCGTCTGGCGGTGACGGCGGAGACGGCGCTGGGGCGCAGCCTGCTGGCGACGGGCTTTCCTTACGACCGGCAGACAAGCGCGTTAGACAATGTGGAGCAGACGCGGGCGTTCCTGAAACGGGCGCACGGCGTGCGGCGCGCGGGGGCGGCGGCGCTGGATACGGCCTACGTGGCCGCCGGGCGGCTGGATGGGTACTGGGAGTTTAAGCTGCACAGTTGGGATGTGGCGGCGGGGGCGCTGCTGGTGCGGGAGGCGGGCGGCGCGGCCATGATGATGGATGGCCGCCCGTTTGCGCTGGCGGATGGGCCGATGTCCGTGGTGATGAGCAATGGGCGCATCCAGCAGCAGATGCTGGATGTGTTGAGCGGCTTGTAA